One genomic segment of Microvirga ossetica includes these proteins:
- a CDS encoding alpha-galactosidase: MSDASTSQTLEHGVRVHRLDGTDVTLLLLGHADGLPEIAYWGPRLQAIPDLNALAIAMSRPIAQAALDKDYPGATLLPAVGLGQFRATAFAAHRQGQDWTASFVVQEITACSDGLLIKAHDPVARIGLEMELSLPATGDVLASRVAILNQASEALAVERLAAGVFLLPAEVEEVMAFGGVWAREFAAERFTLPEGQWATENRRGRTSHDRPPLLFIGTQAFGEDHGLVHGIHLGWSGNHRITVEVLEDGRRLAIAEPLFHPGEVILGANERFVTSWAYATLSSRGLGKASRHFHAAARRIAPWSGGAMPPRPVTLNTWEGNYFDHDVDSLRAQATAAARIGVERFVLDDGWFGRRDDDTSSLGDWVVDRRKYPDGLTSLIEHIHGLGMEFGLWVEPEMVNPDSDLFRAHPNWALRLQGRPLDTGRHQLVLDLTRPEVADNLFESLHRLLSDHRIDYLKWDMNRDLLAAGDAAGRPAYHRQVEAFYVLIDRLRAAHPGVEIESCASGGGRIDFGVLARTHRFWASDCTDALERVSIQRGFLRLMPPELMGAHVSTQPNHQTGRSHGLDFRAAVALLGHFGIELNPLHLSEEEAATLASWVGLHKRLRPILHAGQVVQAPVRDGRSMVGVVSQDGAAAVYVIVQEGVRRRRLSPPLTFPGLDPGRSYRISAPAPQRLEGLRFGSALAPMWTDGLVLPGALHAGAGLVPPHLLPESALVLTAEAV, from the coding sequence ATGTCCGATGCTTCGACCTCTCAGACCCTCGAACACGGAGTGCGAGTTCATCGGCTCGACGGAACGGACGTCACGCTTCTGTTGCTCGGCCATGCGGATGGCTTGCCGGAGATTGCCTATTGGGGTCCGCGACTTCAGGCCATTCCAGATCTCAACGCTCTTGCCATTGCCATGTCACGGCCGATCGCCCAGGCGGCTCTCGACAAGGACTATCCCGGTGCGACGCTTCTCCCAGCCGTCGGGCTCGGGCAGTTCCGGGCCACTGCTTTTGCGGCACATCGGCAGGGGCAGGACTGGACCGCATCCTTCGTGGTCCAGGAGATCACGGCATGCAGCGATGGGTTGCTGATCAAAGCTCACGATCCCGTTGCGCGGATCGGGCTCGAGATGGAACTCTCGCTTCCCGCAACGGGCGATGTGCTCGCCTCGCGGGTCGCGATCCTCAATCAAGCCAGCGAAGCGCTTGCGGTTGAACGGCTCGCCGCAGGTGTGTTTCTTCTACCGGCGGAGGTCGAGGAGGTGATGGCGTTCGGCGGCGTCTGGGCGCGGGAGTTTGCGGCTGAACGCTTTACGCTACCGGAGGGGCAATGGGCCACGGAGAACCGCCGCGGACGAACCTCGCACGACCGCCCTCCGCTCCTCTTTATTGGCACACAGGCCTTCGGCGAAGATCACGGTCTTGTCCACGGAATCCATCTTGGCTGGAGCGGCAACCATCGCATCACGGTCGAAGTTCTAGAAGACGGTCGGCGGCTCGCGATAGCCGAGCCCCTGTTCCATCCGGGCGAAGTCATCCTGGGCGCTAACGAGCGTTTCGTGACGTCATGGGCCTACGCCACTCTTTCGTCTCGAGGCCTTGGCAAGGCGAGCCGGCATTTTCATGCCGCTGCCCGTCGTATCGCTCCCTGGTCGGGCGGCGCCATGCCTCCGAGGCCAGTCACGCTCAACACGTGGGAAGGCAATTACTTCGATCACGATGTGGACTCTCTCAGGGCGCAAGCGACGGCCGCGGCCCGGATCGGCGTCGAGCGCTTCGTCCTGGATGACGGCTGGTTCGGACGCCGCGACGACGACACGTCGAGCCTTGGCGACTGGGTTGTCGATCGGCGCAAGTATCCGGACGGGCTCACCTCCTTGATCGAGCATATCCATGGTCTCGGCATGGAGTTCGGTCTGTGGGTTGAGCCCGAAATGGTGAATCCGGATTCCGACCTCTTTCGTGCGCATCCGAATTGGGCGCTCCGGCTGCAGGGGCGTCCGCTCGACACGGGGCGCCACCAGCTTGTTCTCGATCTTACGCGGCCGGAGGTTGCGGACAATCTCTTCGAAAGCCTTCACAGGCTGCTCTCCGACCACCGAATCGATTATCTGAAGTGGGACATGAATCGTGACCTGCTCGCCGCTGGCGATGCGGCGGGGCGCCCCGCCTATCACAGGCAGGTGGAGGCGTTCTATGTCCTCATCGATCGATTGCGGGCCGCACATCCCGGTGTGGAGATCGAAAGCTGCGCCAGCGGCGGCGGGCGGATCGATTTTGGCGTTCTCGCTCGCACTCATCGGTTCTGGGCATCGGATTGCACCGATGCCCTGGAACGCGTTTCGATCCAGCGTGGATTCTTGCGCCTCATGCCACCCGAGCTCATGGGCGCGCATGTATCGACCCAGCCTAACCATCAGACTGGCCGCAGTCACGGCTTGGACTTCCGGGCCGCCGTTGCACTCCTCGGCCATTTTGGCATTGAACTCAATCCGCTTCACCTCTCGGAGGAGGAGGCGGCGACATTGGCCTCGTGGGTTGGCCTGCACAAGCGCTTGCGCCCCATCCTGCACGCCGGGCAGGTGGTGCAAGCGCCTGTCCGGGACGGTCGGTCCATGGTGGGTGTGGTGTCGCAGGATGGCGCTGCGGCGGTCTATGTGATCGTACAGGAGGGCGTGCGCCGCCGTCGCCTGTCGCCACCGCTCACGTTCCCAGGCCTGGATCCAGGGCGCAGCTATCGCATCAGCGCCCCAGCTCCTCAACGTCTGGAGGGTCTGCGGTTTGGCTCCGCGCTTGCGCCGATGTGGACAGATGGCCTCGTCCTTCCTGGCGCGCTTCATGCGGGCGCCGGTCTGGTCCCTCCTCACCTTCTTCCTGAATCGGCGCTGGTGCTCACCGCCGAAGCGGTGTGA
- a CDS encoding LacI family DNA-binding transcriptional regulator: MTVDAAEARQEPRKPITLKDVSDAAGVSLITVSRALRQPEAVLPATRKRVMDAIKSTGYVPNLMARSLVSSRSNIVGLVVPTVGGSSLFADLAEQLAKELQEHSKQLLLGVYNWSESKEYEIVTAFLGRQVDALVLTGFSHSASLHERVRRFDGPIVEIGSIRTAPIDMAVGYDNFAAAYDMTTHLLKRGYRRIAVVHGSTTHNDQALERYDGYCAAMKDAGRKVSHQLTVAVPTPTTIEQGRTAMFSLLDLAQPPDAAFFQTDNLAHGAMMACLSRGVSVPGDVAIAGFGDLSMSALLPVPLTTVKARIDALGREAAKVLLARFAGQQSSSTIHDVGYELLIRAST; this comes from the coding sequence ATGACCGTCGATGCGGCAGAGGCGAGGCAGGAGCCAAGGAAGCCGATTACCCTGAAGGATGTCTCCGATGCGGCGGGCGTTTCTCTCATCACTGTATCGCGCGCCCTGCGCCAGCCCGAAGCCGTTCTGCCGGCGACCCGTAAGCGCGTGATGGACGCGATAAAGTCGACCGGATACGTTCCAAATCTCATGGCGCGATCGCTGGTATCGAGCCGTTCCAACATCGTGGGACTCGTTGTGCCGACGGTCGGCGGAAGCTCGCTCTTCGCGGACTTGGCAGAACAGCTCGCAAAGGAGCTGCAAGAACACAGCAAGCAGTTGCTGCTCGGGGTTTACAACTGGTCCGAGTCCAAGGAATACGAGATCGTGACAGCCTTCCTGGGCCGGCAAGTCGATGCCCTCGTACTCACCGGCTTCTCCCACTCGGCCAGTCTGCATGAGCGTGTGCGGCGGTTCGATGGACCGATCGTTGAGATCGGCAGCATTAGGACAGCACCGATCGACATGGCGGTCGGATACGACAACTTCGCCGCCGCGTACGATATGACGACCCACCTGCTGAAGCGGGGCTATCGCCGCATCGCGGTGGTTCACGGCTCAACCACGCATAACGATCAAGCCCTCGAGCGATACGATGGCTATTGCGCAGCCATGAAGGACGCAGGTCGTAAGGTCAGCCACCAGCTGACGGTAGCGGTGCCGACGCCAACCACCATCGAGCAGGGACGGACCGCCATGTTCTCTCTGCTCGATTTAGCGCAGCCTCCCGATGCGGCCTTCTTCCAGACTGACAATCTCGCGCATGGTGCCATGATGGCATGCCTCTCCCGCGGCGTCTCTGTCCCCGGCGACGTGGCGATTGCCGGATTTGGCGACCTCTCGATGTCAGCTCTGCTCCCCGTGCCTCTGACAACGGTTAAGGCGAGGATCGATGCCCTAGGACGTGAGGCCGCCAAAGTTCTCCTAGCCCGCTTCGCGGGCCAGCAATCATCATCCACCATTCACGATGTAGGCTATGAGCTTCTGATCCGCGCCAGCACCTGA
- a CDS encoding sulfatase-like hydrolase/transferase: MHETKPVISAPSEAPPQPHRRPDIILIMSDEHAPHFSSVYGNTHIHTPNLQRLAADGMTFDAAYCSSPLCVPSRMSFMTGRYASRIECWDNGSPLRSDIPTLAHVMRACGYETILVGKMHFIGPDQLHGFERRPVDDNRVCSTAIESPTWDDPNATIAQARSRLTTAGVAHTPHLEQDHDVMTEALACIDRVAAAGLDRRPVFLCISFNAPHFPLKVPERYFSLYDGSAIDVPAVTGDELAAQHPFHKRLRRYFDIEGVSDETVARARAAYFGLVTHLDEMIGTVLNRVDGAARDGFNPLLCYASDHGEMLGAHGLWWKCCFFEESARIPLIMRWPGIVSHGRCDTPVSLLDLTATFADLAGVGDDPLSAPFLQDADGASLKSFLTGGTINPDRAVISEYCAHAADRPIRMIRQGPWKYIYYHGERDELFRLDTDPSERTNLAERPEHASTIAKLKSLVLDGWSPNDVDRRVRRSQRERQVIAAAGSGVFT, from the coding sequence ATGCACGAGACGAAACCGGTGATCAGCGCACCTTCGGAGGCGCCGCCACAGCCGCACCGCCGGCCAGACATCATCCTGATCATGTCGGACGAGCATGCTCCGCATTTCTCGTCGGTATACGGCAATACGCACATTCACACGCCAAACCTGCAGCGCCTCGCGGCCGATGGGATGACCTTTGACGCCGCCTATTGCTCTTCGCCACTCTGCGTCCCGTCGCGCATGTCCTTCATGACAGGCCGTTACGCCTCGCGCATCGAATGCTGGGACAATGGCTCGCCACTCCGCAGCGATATCCCGACTTTGGCGCATGTCATGCGGGCTTGCGGTTATGAGACAATCCTTGTTGGGAAGATGCACTTCATCGGGCCGGACCAACTGCACGGCTTCGAGCGCCGCCCCGTCGATGACAACCGTGTCTGCAGCACCGCGATCGAGTCCCCCACCTGGGACGATCCCAACGCCACCATCGCCCAAGCTCGCAGCCGGCTGACGACGGCAGGCGTGGCGCATACGCCGCATCTTGAGCAGGACCATGATGTCATGACCGAAGCCCTCGCGTGCATCGACCGTGTCGCCGCTGCGGGGCTCGATCGGCGACCAGTTTTTCTGTGCATTTCGTTCAACGCGCCGCATTTCCCGCTCAAGGTTCCCGAGCGCTATTTCTCGCTCTACGACGGCAGCGCCATTGATGTGCCTGCGGTTACAGGCGACGAGCTTGCGGCGCAGCATCCATTCCATAAACGGCTCCGGCGCTATTTCGACATCGAGGGTGTCAGTGACGAAACCGTCGCCCGAGCGCGTGCCGCCTACTTCGGGTTGGTCACCCACCTCGACGAAATGATCGGCACGGTTCTCAATCGGGTTGATGGCGCGGCGCGGGACGGCTTCAATCCGCTCCTGTGCTACGCCTCCGATCACGGCGAGATGCTAGGTGCGCACGGCCTGTGGTGGAAGTGCTGCTTCTTCGAGGAATCGGCCCGGATCCCTCTCATCATGCGCTGGCCCGGCATCGTTTCGCACGGACGATGTGATACTCCGGTTTCGCTACTGGACCTCACCGCCACCTTCGCCGACCTTGCCGGGGTTGGCGACGATCCGCTCAGCGCACCTTTCCTGCAGGATGCCGACGGAGCAAGCCTGAAATCGTTTTTGACCGGTGGGACTATCAACCCGGATCGCGCCGTCATTTCGGAGTACTGCGCCCACGCCGCGGACCGGCCGATCCGGATGATCCGCCAGGGACCCTGGAAATACATTTATTATCACGGGGAGCGGGACGAGCTCTTCCGCCTCGACACGGATCCCAGCGAGCGTACCAATCTCGCCGAACGGCCGGAGCACGCGAGTACGATCGCAAAGCTCAAGTCGCTCGTCCTTGACGGATGGTCGCCCAACGACGTGGACCGCCGCGTGAGGAGAAGCCAGCGCGAGCGTCAGGTCATCGCCGCAGCGGGTAGCGGGGTGTTCACATGA
- a CDS encoding ABC transporter substrate-binding protein, producing MGITRRRFMSTAAGLAAAGVLTWASSRQARAATGPLSVWKFGGTPREVEFWAKQNDQFTADHKGVELQYSYFNGQVRRQKIQAALQTRQLPDVMVGFGQDVPELVNFKAIRPLEALAGNKLAGWRDRMVPEILNSGIYDGKLYGLPVYVDMAPFLAYNIDALKEAGFDRPPRTWFELRDYAKKLTKPDRPGFAFPATTSPGDINIFEAVAYANGGRIYDPATNKVTLTDRGIVDALQLYVDLVKDGSTPTPASMAETNFRDTAQLFAQGRVAMWVAFSWLNTPWGTPDNLNWTGAAFPRPDKPSGSFPPVSALMDPSAILFISANTKHPEAALEYVDFWSQDQQLGLWDGDPEFSRIPAGKAAWQSPDLAKRWPNWIEAYKAGTLFSGAEAMPRFVGVTQVETALGAAIQEAILGRRPAADALANAQAIAQQQINGLR from the coding sequence ATGGGCATCACACGTCGCCGGTTCATGAGCACCGCTGCCGGACTTGCGGCGGCGGGCGTTCTTACCTGGGCCTCTTCGAGGCAGGCTCGAGCGGCCACGGGTCCTCTCTCCGTTTGGAAGTTCGGCGGTACGCCCCGGGAGGTGGAGTTCTGGGCTAAGCAGAACGACCAGTTCACGGCGGACCACAAGGGCGTCGAGCTTCAGTATTCCTACTTCAATGGCCAGGTGCGGCGCCAGAAGATTCAGGCGGCCCTGCAGACCCGCCAGCTCCCCGATGTGATGGTCGGCTTCGGCCAGGACGTGCCTGAACTTGTTAACTTCAAGGCGATCCGGCCCCTCGAAGCGCTGGCCGGGAACAAGCTCGCCGGCTGGCGCGACCGCATGGTTCCTGAAATCCTGAATAGCGGGATCTACGACGGCAAGCTCTATGGACTGCCAGTCTATGTCGACATGGCGCCCTTCCTGGCCTACAACATCGATGCATTAAAAGAGGCGGGATTTGATCGGCCGCCTCGGACGTGGTTTGAGCTTCGCGACTACGCGAAAAAGCTCACAAAGCCGGATCGCCCGGGCTTCGCATTCCCTGCGACGACATCGCCGGGCGACATCAACATCTTCGAGGCAGTCGCATATGCAAATGGTGGCCGTATCTACGATCCGGCGACCAACAAAGTGACGCTCACGGATCGAGGCATAGTGGATGCGCTCCAGCTCTACGTCGATCTCGTCAAAGATGGTTCGACTCCCACTCCCGCGTCCATGGCCGAAACCAATTTCCGCGATACCGCACAGCTCTTTGCGCAGGGCAGGGTGGCCATGTGGGTTGCGTTTTCATGGCTCAATACTCCCTGGGGGACGCCGGACAATCTGAATTGGACGGGTGCTGCGTTCCCTCGACCGGACAAGCCGAGCGGATCGTTCCCGCCGGTCAGTGCCTTGATGGATCCGTCGGCGATCCTGTTCATCTCGGCTAATACGAAGCATCCCGAGGCGGCGCTCGAATACGTCGACTTCTGGTCGCAGGACCAGCAACTTGGACTGTGGGACGGCGATCCGGAATTCTCACGTATTCCGGCCGGCAAGGCAGCGTGGCAATCTCCAGATCTCGCCAAGCGGTGGCCGAACTGGATCGAGGCCTACAAGGCAGGGACGCTGTTTTCGGGCGCCGAGGCGATGCCGCGCTTTGTGGGCGTCACGCAGGTCGAGACCGCGCTTGGTGCTGCGATCCAGGAGGCCATCCTCGGGCGCCGCCCAGCTGCGGATGCCCTCGCCAATGCCCAAGCCATCGCACAGCAGCAGATCAACGGATTGCGCTGA
- a CDS encoding carbohydrate ABC transporter permease — translation MLAMGEPVADRTTSATDNAVMAKASHRFFDRSYLSASERAGWRRRNSLCKDDRWLAYAMVLPVVLAVLGFVIGPAYDVFRLSFTRYVMGQELGFGTLVNFYNLFADPMFVHVLKNTAVWIFGGTIGCVALGLALACFLAMNGPVTAALRALILLPWILPDVVTAMAWKWMLHGQVGIVGQTLKDMGLTERPISFLGDPSLVMWVLVAVVIWRKVPLVTLVLTAAIRSVPSELLEASRIDGANRWESFRYVVMPHIAFPFTSITVIAMIWMTAEFTLPWVMTGGGPANSSQIISTYIYQQSFEFFNWGVAAAMSVVNLVCLAALVAVYLVVMRRSWAGKERS, via the coding sequence ATGCTGGCGATGGGCGAACCCGTGGCTGACAGAACGACCTCGGCGACTGACAATGCGGTGATGGCCAAAGCGTCTCATCGGTTTTTCGACCGCAGTTATCTATCGGCATCGGAGCGCGCCGGATGGAGGCGCCGCAATTCGCTATGCAAGGACGATCGCTGGCTCGCCTATGCGATGGTTCTCCCGGTTGTGCTCGCGGTGCTCGGGTTCGTTATCGGACCTGCTTATGATGTCTTTCGCCTGAGCTTTACGCGTTATGTCATGGGGCAGGAGCTTGGCTTTGGCACCCTCGTCAATTTCTACAATCTGTTTGCCGATCCGATGTTCGTCCACGTTCTCAAGAATACGGCCGTGTGGATCTTCGGCGGCACAATCGGCTGCGTGGCGCTCGGCTTGGCGCTTGCTTGTTTCCTGGCGATGAATGGGCCTGTCACGGCAGCTCTGCGTGCGTTAATCCTGCTGCCCTGGATTCTTCCTGACGTGGTCACGGCGATGGCCTGGAAATGGATGCTGCATGGGCAGGTGGGAATTGTTGGTCAGACACTGAAGGATATGGGCCTTACGGAGCGTCCCATATCCTTTTTGGGAGATCCCAGCCTGGTCATGTGGGTACTGGTCGCGGTGGTCATCTGGCGCAAGGTTCCGCTGGTAACTCTTGTGCTGACGGCCGCGATCCGCAGCGTGCCCAGTGAACTGCTGGAAGCGAGCCGGATCGACGGCGCCAATCGGTGGGAGAGCTTCCGCTACGTGGTAATGCCGCACATCGCCTTTCCGTTCACATCGATCACGGTTATTGCTATGATTTGGATGACCGCCGAATTCACTCTGCCATGGGTGATGACAGGCGGCGGCCCCGCCAATTCGAGCCAGATCATATCGACCTACATTTACCAGCAGAGCTTCGAATTCTTTAACTGGGGTGTCGCGGCAGCCATGTCTGTCGTCAATTTGGTCTGCCTTGCCGCGCTCGTCGCTGTTTACCTCGTCGTGATGCGGCGGTCCTGGGCCGGCAAGGAGCGTTCATGA
- a CDS encoding carbohydrate ABC transporter permease — protein sequence MMKTHPIVYGLFGVCALVIALYITFPILWLILASFKSAGELTRLPITILPEHFTLSAYSDLFRAGTQSSQLLDWRKLITNSFFISVASTILVVFFGAIAGYAFARIKFPGRDLILGGLLISRMFQGAALLLPTYRLMVYLGLHDSPWALIIIYSAFGLPFATWIITAGLREIPVELEEAAVIDGANRLQTMMKVVLPLAVPSLVTAALWHFVGCWAEFAFASIILESPGKKTVTLGLVNFVDYFTLEFNRVGAAAALIALPILVIFFFGQRYFTRGLLQGAVKG from the coding sequence ATGATGAAAACCCATCCCATCGTGTATGGGCTGTTCGGCGTTTGCGCCTTGGTGATTGCGCTCTACATCACTTTCCCTATCCTGTGGCTCATCCTTGCATCCTTCAAGTCTGCGGGCGAGCTGACCCGGCTGCCCATAACTATCCTGCCCGAGCATTTCACGCTCAGCGCTTACAGCGATCTGTTTCGGGCCGGCACTCAATCGAGTCAGCTGCTCGATTGGCGCAAGCTCATTACGAACAGCTTCTTCATTTCGGTGGCGTCGACCATCTTGGTCGTGTTCTTCGGGGCGATCGCCGGCTACGCATTCGCGCGGATCAAGTTCCCAGGCCGGGATTTGATCCTCGGTGGATTGCTCATCAGCCGCATGTTCCAAGGCGCGGCCCTCCTGCTCCCCACCTATCGCTTGATGGTTTATCTCGGGCTGCACGACTCGCCCTGGGCGCTGATCATCATCTATTCAGCATTCGGACTACCGTTCGCCACATGGATCATAACCGCCGGCCTGCGCGAGATTCCAGTGGAACTCGAAGAGGCAGCTGTGATCGACGGAGCAAACCGCTTACAGACTATGATGAAAGTGGTTCTGCCGCTTGCCGTGCCTTCGCTCGTCACCGCAGCCCTGTGGCACTTCGTCGGCTGTTGGGCGGAGTTCGCGTTCGCATCGATCATTCTCGAGTCCCCCGGGAAGAAGACGGTCACGCTGGGCCTCGTGAACTTCGTCGATTACTTCACGCTCGAATTCAACCGCGTCGGAGCGGCGGCCGCCCTGATTGCACTGCCAATCCTTGTAATCTTCTTTTTCGGGCAACGATATTTCACCCGCGGCTTACTGCAAGGCGCCGTCAAGGGTTGA
- a CDS encoding recombinase family protein, which produces MRTPHLRAVSAPQTLQVALYARVSTDQQAEHHTIDSQLAELTARAEQDGHDLRDDLRFIDNGHSGASLIRPALEHLRDLVALSAIDLIYVHAPDRLARSYAHQVLLIEEFAHAGTQVVFLNHPIGTTPEDSLLLQLQGMFAEYERAKVLERSRRGKRHRAQTGAVSVLSRAPFGYRYITREAGGGDARYEIDEEAARIVRQIFTWVGHERLTLAGVCRRLHDSGLPSPTGRRHWSRAMIHSMLLNPAYAGQALYGRRQSVPWRPPLHPPRGHDGLPRRPWRQVLATPERHISIAVPAIVGEELFASVAEQLEENRRRSRERLAGVQYLLRGLLVCQKCGYGFTGHHHRGQWRYYRCCGTDRSRFHGAFRCDARLVATELLDEAVWTEVCRLLDDPARVIAEYQRRLDAVQATPHRLELDALGRQRAKARRAIERLIDSYTEGLIEKPEFEPRLAALRRRTARLEAEAKAHQEADEQVRSLHLVIGKLDLFAALVHDRLAGADWTTRRDIICTLVKRIEVADDVVRVIFRVDPGVSGPSEAGRTLHHCPTRPDPAPDVA; this is translated from the coding sequence ATGAGAACTCCGCACCTGAGAGCCGTTTCGGCACCGCAGACCCTGCAGGTCGCCCTTTACGCCCGGGTCTCTACCGACCAGCAGGCTGAGCATCACACCATCGACAGCCAATTGGCGGAACTGACCGCGCGAGCAGAGCAGGATGGCCACGACTTGCGGGATGATCTGCGGTTCATCGACAACGGCCACAGCGGCGCCAGCCTGATCCGTCCCGCGCTGGAGCATCTACGCGACCTCGTGGCACTGTCGGCGATCGACCTGATCTACGTCCATGCCCCGGATCGCCTGGCTCGCAGCTATGCGCATCAGGTTCTGCTGATCGAGGAGTTCGCCCATGCCGGCACCCAAGTCGTTTTCCTCAATCACCCGATCGGGACCACGCCCGAAGACAGCCTGCTGCTGCAACTGCAGGGTATGTTCGCCGAGTATGAGAGAGCCAAGGTGCTGGAGCGCAGCCGGCGTGGCAAGCGCCATCGCGCCCAGACCGGTGCCGTCAGCGTCCTGTCCCGTGCGCCCTTCGGCTACCGCTACATCACGCGTGAGGCTGGTGGGGGAGACGCACGCTACGAGATTGATGAGGAGGCCGCCCGGATCGTGCGCCAGATCTTCACCTGGGTCGGGCACGAACGCTTGACGCTGGCGGGGGTCTGCCGACGCCTGCACGACAGCGGACTTCCGAGTCCGACTGGGCGGCGACACTGGAGCCGGGCGATGATCCATAGCATGCTGCTCAACCCCGCCTATGCGGGACAGGCGCTTTATGGTCGCCGCCAGAGCGTGCCGTGGCGGCCGCCGCTTCATCCGCCGCGCGGCCACGATGGCCTGCCGCGACGGCCCTGGCGGCAAGTGCTCGCCACGCCCGAACGACATATCAGCATCGCGGTGCCAGCGATTGTCGGCGAAGAACTCTTTGCGAGTGTCGCCGAGCAGTTGGAGGAGAACCGCAGACGCAGTCGCGAGCGGCTTGCGGGCGTCCAGTATCTGCTGCGCGGCCTGCTGGTCTGCCAGAAGTGTGGCTATGGGTTCACCGGCCATCACCATCGCGGGCAGTGGCGCTACTATCGCTGTTGCGGCACCGACCGCAGCCGTTTCCACGGTGCGTTCCGGTGCGATGCCCGGCTGGTCGCCACGGAGTTGCTCGATGAGGCGGTGTGGACCGAGGTCTGCCGGCTGCTCGACGATCCGGCCCGGGTCATCGCGGAGTATCAGCGGCGCCTGGACGCGGTGCAGGCCACGCCGCATCGGCTCGAACTTGATGCCCTTGGCCGTCAACGGGCCAAGGCCCGCCGCGCGATCGAGCGACTGATCGACAGCTACACCGAGGGGCTGATCGAGAAGCCTGAATTCGAGCCGCGCTTGGCCGCGTTGCGCCGCCGGACAGCCCGGCTGGAAGCCGAAGCCAAGGCTCACCAGGAAGCCGATGAGCAAGTCCGCTCGCTGCACCTCGTGATTGGCAAACTCGACCTGTTTGCCGCGCTGGTGCACGATCGGCTCGCGGGGGCGGATTGGACGACAAGGCGCGACATCATCTGTACTCTCGTCAAGCGCATCGAGGTTGCCGATGATGTGGTTCGGGTGATCTTCCGGGTCGATCCTGGCGTCTCAGGTCCATCTGAGGCAGGCCGAACTTTGCACCATTGTCCAACACGTCCTGATCCTGCACCGGATGTGGCGTGA
- a CDS encoding IS110 family transposase yields the protein MPICLDARHAKAALSLQMNKTDPNDALGLAQIVRTGWYREVTVKSLDSQVVRSFLSSRARLVEVRVDLINQIRGMLKPFGLVAGKGGRQPFIDRVRELVADGPLKDAVEALLTALQEVSRQIGILSRRLMGLARQDQAARRLMTAPGVGSLVALAYISVIDTPDRFSSSSSVGAYLGLTPRRHQSGEIDRSGRISKCGDPLLRTYLFEAAGILLNRVSRWSALKAWGTRLAKKVGGKKATVAVARKLALTC from the coding sequence GTGCCGATTTGCCTGGATGCGCGCCATGCCAAGGCAGCGCTGTCGCTGCAGATGAACAAGACCGACCCGAATGATGCCCTTGGGCTGGCGCAGATCGTGCGCACGGGATGGTACCGGGAGGTCACCGTCAAGAGCCTGGACAGCCAGGTGGTCCGCAGCTTCCTCAGCTCACGCGCTCGCTTAGTGGAGGTGCGCGTGGACCTGATCAACCAGATCCGAGGCATGCTCAAGCCCTTTGGTCTGGTCGCTGGCAAGGGAGGCCGTCAGCCCTTCATCGACCGCGTGCGCGAACTGGTGGCCGATGGGCCACTGAAGGATGCTGTTGAGGCCCTCCTGACAGCATTGCAGGAGGTCAGCCGACAAATCGGCATCCTCTCCCGCCGCCTCATGGGACTGGCGCGCCAGGATCAGGCGGCCCGACGCCTGATGACGGCTCCCGGTGTCGGCTCTCTGGTCGCGTTGGCCTATATCAGTGTCATCGACACACCAGACCGGTTCTCGAGCTCGTCCAGTGTAGGGGCTTACCTTGGCCTGACCCCACGACGGCATCAGTCAGGCGAGATCGATCGAAGCGGTCGGATCTCCAAGTGCGGCGATCCGTTGCTGCGCACGTATCTGTTTGAGGCGGCCGGAATCCTGCTGAACCGGGTCTCGCGCTGGTCTGCGCTGAAGGCCTGGGGCACCCGGCTCGCCAAGAAGGTGGGCGGCAAGAAGGCGACCGTTGCGGTCGCGCGTAAGTTGGCGCTGACGTGCTAG